A portion of the Chloroflexota bacterium genome contains these proteins:
- a CDS encoding LLM class F420-dependent oxidoreductase: protein MKLGVIFPQTEIGDDAGAIREFAQTSEELGYEHILAYDHVLGADPAKHPDWGGLYTMESAFHEPFVLFGYLAAVTSAIKLTTGIIILPQRQTALVAKQAAAVDVLSNGRMRLGVGLGWNRVEYEALGQDFHNRGRRVEEQVALLRKLWTEESVDFAGQWHTVSGAGLNPMPVQRPIPIWMGGGADPVLRRVATLADGWLPQAQMDDAGRQHIQKMCDYAREAGRDPADIEICARMNPARIPESEWAAAVEWWKETGATQLDAVTMGAGYTSVDQHIDVIRRFKEVADSVN from the coding sequence ATGAAGCTAGGTGTGATTTTCCCGCAGACGGAGATCGGCGACGACGCGGGCGCCATTCGCGAATTCGCGCAGACTTCGGAGGAGCTCGGTTATGAGCACATCCTGGCCTACGACCACGTCCTTGGCGCCGATCCGGCCAAGCACCCGGACTGGGGCGGCCTCTACACCATGGAATCCGCCTTCCATGAGCCCTTTGTCCTCTTCGGCTACCTGGCGGCGGTGACCTCCGCCATCAAGCTGACCACCGGCATCATAATCCTGCCGCAGCGGCAGACGGCCCTCGTTGCCAAGCAGGCCGCCGCCGTCGACGTGCTCAGCAACGGCCGGATGCGCCTCGGCGTCGGTCTCGGCTGGAACCGCGTCGAGTACGAGGCCCTCGGCCAGGACTTCCACAACCGCGGCAGGCGAGTGGAGGAGCAGGTCGCCCTGTTGCGCAAGCTGTGGACCGAAGAGTCCGTCGACTTCGCAGGCCAGTGGCACACCGTGTCCGGAGCGGGCCTCAACCCCATGCCCGTGCAGCGCCCCATCCCCATCTGGATGGGCGGCGGCGCCGACCCGGTGCTCCGTCGCGTGGCCACGCTCGCCGACGGCTGGCTCCCGCAGGCCCAGATGGACGACGCTGGCCGGCAGCACATTCAGAAGATGTGCGACTACGCCAGGGAGGCGGGCCGCGACCCGGCGGACATCGAGATCTGCGCCCGCATGAACCCGGCCCGCATACCCGAGAGCGAGTGGGCGGCCGCGGTCGAGTGGTGGAAGGAAACGGGCGCCACCCAGCTCGACGCCGTCACCATGGGCGCCGGATACACGTCAGTCGACCAGCACATCGACGTGATCCGCCGCTTCAAGGAAGTCGCAGACAGCGTGAACTAA
- a CDS encoding MFS transporter: MAQADIARPVAVQERPRSERGQSDLFVAWALIATHTMQHVYSRGFLVLLPFMMETLGIGYIAAGVMEAVRRISSGVASMGGGVITDRVQHLRGPILAGSIGLMGFGYLLIGVFPNYYVIIIALGFAAAAGSIWHPPALGILSQRFPERRGFYISLHRSAGNVGETIAPAVFGLLLGIIAWQAILWGVFPIAFGVAVFIMVYLRSIGGAKRVAVQGGDRTLGEQLSDIGRLFRYKSFVALLFVGGVRGIADGAVLLFLPIYLRRELEMEAWAIGVYVSLLTAIAIFTGPVFGRMSDSWGRGRVIFMIMACSTVIVSLMIVYNDGLALAGLVALAGVFMFSVNSLTQAGSMDMAEGLHLEGSMIGLLWGVNAMFGAMSPIVIGVLTEIYGLSVFFLYGAIFYAIGTLASLLLPGVLTRSGPAVGAK, translated from the coding sequence ATGGCCCAAGCCGACATCGCCCGCCCCGTTGCCGTCCAGGAGCGCCCGCGCTCCGAGCGCGGCCAGAGCGACCTCTTCGTCGCGTGGGCCCTCATCGCAACGCACACCATGCAGCACGTCTACTCCCGCGGCTTCCTCGTGCTGCTTCCATTCATGATGGAAACCCTCGGCATCGGCTACATCGCGGCCGGCGTCATGGAGGCCGTCCGCCGCATCTCCAGCGGCGTCGCCAGCATGGGCGGCGGTGTCATCACCGACCGCGTCCAGCACCTCCGAGGCCCCATCCTCGCCGGCAGCATCGGCCTCATGGGCTTCGGCTACCTGCTCATAGGCGTCTTCCCCAACTACTACGTCATCATCATCGCCCTGGGCTTCGCCGCCGCGGCTGGTTCCATCTGGCACCCGCCGGCCCTCGGCATCCTGTCGCAGCGATTCCCGGAGCGTCGGGGCTTCTACATCTCGCTCCACCGCTCCGCCGGCAACGTCGGCGAGACCATCGCCCCCGCCGTCTTCGGCCTCCTGCTCGGCATCATCGCCTGGCAGGCGATCCTGTGGGGCGTCTTCCCGATCGCATTCGGCGTGGCCGTCTTCATCATGGTCTACCTGCGCAGCATCGGCGGCGCCAAGCGCGTCGCCGTCCAGGGCGGCGACCGCACCCTCGGCGAGCAGCTGAGCGACATAGGCCGGCTCTTCCGCTACAAGTCCTTCGTCGCGTTGTTGTTCGTGGGCGGCGTCCGAGGCATCGCCGACGGTGCGGTGCTCCTCTTCCTGCCCATCTACCTGCGCCGGGAGCTGGAGATGGAAGCGTGGGCCATCGGCGTCTACGTCTCGCTGCTTACGGCCATCGCCATCTTCACCGGCCCCGTCTTCGGGCGCATGTCCGACTCATGGGGTCGAGGCCGCGTCATCTTCATGATCATGGCCTGCAGCACGGTCATCGTCTCCCTGATGATCGTCTACAACGATGGCCTCGCGCTCGCCGGACTTGTCGCGCTGGCCGGCGTCTTCATGTTCTCCGTCAACTCGCTGACGCAGGCAGGCTCCATGGACATGGCCGAGGGCCTCCACCTCGAGGGCAGCATGATCGGGCTGCTCTGGGGCGTGAACGCCATGTTCGGCGCCATGTCTCCAATCGTCATCGGCGTCCTGACCGAGATCTATGGCCTCAGCGTCTTCTTCCTGTACGGTGCCATCTTCTATGCGATCGGGACGCTCGCCTCGCTGCTGCTTCCCGGCGTCCTGACCCGCAGCGGCCCCGCCGTCGGCGCGAAGTAG
- a CDS encoding antitoxin, with protein sequence MSDELMKNKLDDEEREVLKAFEQGETVSVPNVEQAIADAGEAARNTYAKNRRIQLRVTERDYMLASARAHEEGLSRQSLLSSVVHKYLSGRLVEKEQPPAN encoded by the coding sequence ATGAGCGATGAATTGATGAAGAACAAGCTGGACGACGAGGAGCGGGAGGTTCTGAAGGCCTTCGAGCAAGGCGAAACCGTCTCCGTGCCCAACGTTGAGCAGGCCATCGCGGATGCTGGGGAAGCGGCTCGCAACACGTACGCAAAGAATAGGCGGATCCAACTTCGCGTTACGGAGCGGGACTACATGCTTGCGAGTGCCAGAGCCCACGAGGAGGGCTTGTCGCGGCAAAGTTTGCTCTCTAGCGTGGTCCACAAGTACCTTTCGGGGAGACTTGTGGAGAAGGAGCAACCTCCAGCCAATTGA
- a CDS encoding DNA polymerase IV: MADPAAVAKGFGTCVLCGVMLPDRESRNMRHILHADMDAFYASVEQMDNPELAGKPVLVGGSPTSRGVVAAASYEARRFGVHSAMPMSVAVRQCPHAVIVRPRFDRYHEVSEQIRAIFLGVTPLVEPLSLDEAYLDITDVVTPDRSPESIAREIKSRVRLDVGLTISVGVSTCKSVAKVASDFDKPDGLTVVPSGSEGAFLAPLAVRKLWGIGPKTAARLETEGVHTIGQLAQRPDEWFTRWFGKRGPEIRLMANGQDEHPVATERETKSVSAETTLAEDVSELEDLRAIVRRVSERVARHLEGSDLQGRTVTLKLRLSDFTTFTRQVTLAAPVSEASQIDEVAQGILVREATPGRWFRLIGVGVSHFGPAPENPQLALFGEE; encoded by the coding sequence ATGGCAGACCCCGCGGCGGTTGCCAAAGGGTTTGGCACATGCGTGCTATGTGGTGTAATGTTGCCCGACAGGGAGAGCAGGAACATGCGGCACATACTGCACGCGGATATGGACGCCTTCTACGCGTCCGTCGAGCAGATGGACAACCCGGAGCTGGCGGGCAAGCCGGTGCTGGTGGGCGGGTCGCCGACGTCCCGGGGCGTCGTGGCGGCCGCGTCCTACGAGGCCCGGCGTTTCGGCGTGCACTCGGCCATGCCGATGAGCGTCGCGGTGCGGCAGTGCCCGCACGCGGTCATCGTGCGGCCGCGCTTCGACCGGTACCACGAGGTGTCCGAACAGATACGCGCGATCTTCCTCGGCGTCACGCCGCTGGTGGAGCCCCTGTCGCTCGACGAGGCGTACCTCGACATTACCGACGTCGTCACGCCGGACCGGAGCCCCGAGTCCATCGCACGGGAGATCAAGTCGCGGGTGCGGCTGGACGTGGGGCTGACCATCTCCGTCGGCGTCTCGACGTGCAAGTCGGTGGCCAAGGTGGCGTCGGACTTCGACAAGCCCGACGGGCTGACCGTGGTGCCGTCCGGTAGCGAGGGGGCGTTCCTGGCGCCATTGGCCGTCCGGAAGCTATGGGGCATCGGGCCGAAGACGGCGGCGCGGCTGGAGACGGAGGGCGTCCACACAATCGGACAGCTGGCGCAGAGGCCCGATGAGTGGTTCACGCGGTGGTTCGGCAAGCGGGGGCCTGAGATACGGCTGATGGCCAACGGGCAGGACGAGCACCCCGTTGCCACCGAGCGGGAGACCAAGTCCGTCAGCGCGGAGACGACGCTGGCCGAGGACGTGTCGGAGCTGGAGGACCTGCGGGCCATCGTGCGGCGGGTGAGCGAGCGGGTGGCGCGGCACCTGGAGGGCAGCGACCTGCAGGGGCGGACGGTCACGCTGAAGCTGCGGCTCTCGGACTTCACGACGTTCACGCGGCAGGTCACGCTCGCTGCGCCGGTGAGCGAGGCGTCGCAGATCGACGAGGTCGCGCAGGGCATACTCGTGCGGGAGGCGACGCCGGGGCGGTGGTTCCGGCTGATCGGCGTCGGGGTGTCGCACTTCGGGCCGGCGCCGGAGAACCCGCAGCTGGCGTTGTTTGGGGAGGAGTGA
- a CDS encoding TlpA disulfide reductase family protein produces MSEWLGREYNYDVWRPSQAEFQLLKEIHHAGDAAPDFTLPLLDGGELSLSDLKGKPVVMEFGSITUPPCQGEFPLMDQLARDYADRAHFVFVYVREAHPDDFPQWPEHKSIEQKFEQARLMQERHGTPRTIVIDDLDGAVHRAWGGMPNMSWIIDHTGRVFFKAGWTVEADLRAGLEDYFDLRERMREGSTARYYKEIITATPRMREAGGMMRPQREPAESGRIPAESGG; encoded by the coding sequence ATGTCAGAGTGGTTGGGGCGCGAGTACAACTACGACGTCTGGCGGCCGTCGCAGGCCGAGTTCCAGCTCCTGAAGGAGATCCACCACGCGGGCGACGCCGCGCCGGACTTCACGCTGCCGCTGCTCGACGGCGGCGAGCTGAGCCTGTCGGACCTGAAGGGCAAGCCGGTGGTCATGGAGTTTGGCTCGATCACCTGACCGCCGTGCCAGGGGGAGTTCCCCCTCATGGACCAGCTGGCCCGCGACTACGCGGACCGGGCGCACTTCGTCTTCGTGTACGTGCGGGAGGCGCACCCGGACGACTTCCCGCAGTGGCCGGAGCACAAGAGCATCGAGCAGAAGTTCGAGCAGGCGCGGCTGATGCAGGAGAGGCACGGGACGCCGCGCACCATCGTCATCGATGACCTCGACGGGGCCGTGCACCGCGCGTGGGGCGGGATGCCGAACATGAGCTGGATCATCGACCACACGGGGCGGGTGTTCTTCAAGGCCGGGTGGACGGTGGAGGCGGACCTGCGCGCGGGGCTGGAGGACTACTTCGACCTGCGGGAGCGGATGCGCGAGGGCTCGACGGCGCGGTACTACAAGGAGATCATCACGGCGACGCCGCGGATGCGCGAGGCGGGGGGCATGATGCGGCCGCAGCGGGAGCCAGCGGAGTCCGGTCGGATTCCGGCGGAGAGCGGCGGGTAG
- the hisD gene encoding histidinol dehydrogenase → MRVVKGYEAGRKALERGAQRVWDAASPEMLDGIEARFGERLTPRQAVQRVLDDVRDSGDAAVRCYAEILDGGAPESLEVPPSALRQAYDDTAPDLRAAMHTAVGRIRAFHEACLPKSWMDAATGLGEQFTPMARAGVYAPGGQAAYPSTVLMTAVPARVAGVDEVVLATPARHGVGPNQAVLAAACVAGVDRVFQIGGAQAIAAMAYGTESVPKVDIVCGPGNIFVTLAKQMVYGEVAVDGLFGPTETLVIADATVDPAVCAADLLAQAEHDELASPVFITTDAATLDGVRAEIDRQLRTLPKREIASAAVANQGVAVLVDDLDQAVSLANLYGPEHMCLLVEEPRRLLGGIRNAGGVFLGEASPEVAGDYIAGPSHVMPTGGTARFNSPLGVHQFLKVTSVIALEEEVFHALGEDAARLAEAEGLEGHARAARMRLDRTPRNA, encoded by the coding sequence ATGCGCGTAGTTAAGGGATATGAGGCGGGGCGAAAGGCCCTCGAGCGCGGTGCTCAGCGCGTCTGGGACGCCGCGTCGCCCGAGATGCTCGACGGCATCGAGGCCCGCTTCGGCGAGCGCCTCACGCCCCGGCAGGCCGTGCAGCGCGTCCTCGACGACGTCCGCGACAGCGGCGACGCAGCCGTCCGCTGCTACGCGGAGATCCTCGACGGCGGCGCGCCGGAGTCCCTTGAGGTCCCCCCTTCCGCGCTCCGGCAAGCCTACGACGACACCGCTCCCGATCTGCGCGCCGCCATGCACACCGCCGTCGGCCGCATTCGCGCCTTCCACGAGGCCTGTCTCCCCAAGTCGTGGATGGATGCCGCCACCGGCCTCGGCGAGCAGTTCACGCCTATGGCCCGCGCAGGCGTCTACGCGCCCGGTGGCCAGGCCGCCTACCCTTCGACGGTGCTGATGACCGCCGTCCCCGCCCGCGTCGCCGGCGTGGACGAAGTCGTCCTTGCGACGCCCGCGCGCCACGGCGTCGGCCCCAACCAGGCCGTCCTCGCGGCCGCCTGCGTCGCCGGCGTCGACCGCGTCTTCCAGATAGGCGGCGCGCAGGCCATCGCCGCGATGGCCTACGGGACGGAGTCGGTGCCCAAAGTGGACATCGTGTGCGGCCCCGGCAACATCTTCGTGACGCTCGCCAAGCAGATGGTCTACGGCGAGGTCGCCGTTGACGGCCTCTTCGGCCCCACCGAGACCCTCGTCATCGCCGACGCCACCGTCGACCCCGCCGTCTGCGCCGCCGACCTGCTGGCGCAGGCCGAGCACGACGAGCTCGCCTCACCGGTCTTCATCACCACCGACGCCGCAACCCTCGACGGCGTACGCGCCGAGATCGATCGCCAGCTCCGCACACTCCCCAAGCGCGAGATCGCCTCCGCCGCCGTCGCGAACCAGGGCGTCGCCGTCCTCGTTGACGACCTCGATCAGGCCGTCTCCCTCGCCAACCTCTACGGCCCGGAGCACATGTGCCTCCTCGTCGAGGAACCGCGAAGGCTGCTCGGCGGCATCCGCAACGCCGGCGGCGTCTTCCTCGGCGAGGCCTCGCCGGAGGTCGCCGGCGACTACATCGCCGGACCCAGCCACGTCATGCCCACGGGCGGCACGGCGCGCTTCAACAGCCCGCTCGGCGTCCACCAGTTCCTCAAGGTCACCTCTGTCATCGCCCTGGAGGAAGAGGTCTTCCACGCCCTCGGCGAGGACGCCGCGCGGCTGGCCGAGGCTGAGGGCCTCGAGGGCCACGCCCGCGCCGCCCGTATGCGACTCGACAGAACTCCAAGGAATGCATAA
- a CDS encoding Gfo/Idh/MocA family oxidoreductase gives MASSRIRAAFIGAGKQANWRHYPSVATQPDVELAALCDLVPEKAEETAARWEVPKVYTDYKKMLDEVDPEVVYVIMPPQDVFEPTQYVLSQGRNVFIEKPPSVTLHGIKLLAHYAELNDCTTMVGFQRRHVPSVAALKARVEERGPIHAVTVANLKSTRDFSQHTGGVGLLDIFTSDGMHSVDHLRWLGGGDIVGLASNVRTVYTPGPVANHIMAQVEFASGIVGQLHYSIVSGGAQIVPGATAAGFFRTEIFGKNATATIDADRQSTYVEDSGELEVYDSKVFSEDVGSNPEHYLGFWHQHRYFIDCLQAGEQPNAHFGDAVRTWEFIQQIYEAAPDW, from the coding sequence ATGGCAAGTTCAAGGATTCGCGCCGCGTTCATCGGCGCCGGCAAACAGGCCAACTGGCGCCACTACCCGTCCGTCGCCACCCAGCCCGACGTCGAGTTGGCCGCCCTGTGCGACCTCGTCCCGGAGAAGGCCGAGGAGACCGCCGCCCGCTGGGAGGTTCCCAAGGTCTACACCGACTACAAGAAGATGCTCGACGAGGTGGACCCGGAGGTGGTCTACGTCATCATGCCCCCGCAGGACGTCTTCGAGCCGACGCAGTACGTCCTCAGTCAGGGCCGCAACGTTTTCATCGAGAAGCCCCCGAGCGTGACCCTGCACGGCATCAAGCTCCTCGCCCATTACGCCGAGCTCAATGACTGCACCACGATGGTCGGCTTCCAGCGTCGTCACGTACCGTCGGTGGCCGCCCTCAAGGCGCGAGTCGAGGAGCGCGGGCCCATCCACGCCGTCACCGTCGCCAACCTCAAGTCCACGCGCGACTTCAGCCAGCACACCGGCGGCGTTGGCCTGCTCGACATCTTCACCAGCGACGGCATGCACTCCGTCGACCACCTGCGTTGGCTCGGCGGCGGCGACATCGTGGGCCTCGCAAGCAACGTGCGCACGGTGTACACCCCCGGCCCCGTCGCAAACCACATCATGGCCCAGGTGGAGTTTGCCAGCGGCATTGTTGGGCAGCTCCACTACAGCATCGTCAGCGGCGGTGCGCAGATCGTCCCCGGCGCCACGGCCGCCGGCTTCTTCCGCACGGAGATCTTCGGCAAGAACGCCACCGCAACCATCGACGCGGACCGGCAGAGCACCTACGTCGAGGACAGCGGCGAGCTCGAGGTCTACGACTCCAAGGTGTTCAGCGAGGACGTCGGCAGCAACCCGGAGCACTACCTCGGCTTCTGGCACCAGCACCGCTATTTCATCGACTGCCTGCAGGCCGGCGAGCAGCCCAACGCCCACTTCGGCGACGCCGTCAGGACGTGGGAGTTCATCCAGCAGATCTACGAGGCCGCGCCGGACTGGTAG
- the hisB gene encoding imidazoleglycerol-phosphate dehydratase HisB produces MDARTATVKRETRETNVSVELNLDGTGQYSVSTGNGFFDHLLSQLSRHSLMDLTIEASGDAAQTGWHHTVEDVSIAVGRALHEALGDGRGIMRMGHSMVPFDETLVQVAIDLSGRSYAIVDTAIDAEMVESLPADLVRHSLESIAMEGRFNLHATVLAGQNPHHKAEALFKALARALRQAIAIDPRQSDQVPSTKGTISG; encoded by the coding sequence ATGGACGCACGAACAGCCACGGTAAAGCGCGAGACCCGCGAGACGAATGTGAGCGTCGAGCTCAACCTCGACGGCACGGGGCAGTACAGCGTCAGCACGGGCAACGGCTTCTTCGACCACCTGCTCTCGCAGCTCTCCCGCCACTCGCTAATGGACCTCACCATCGAGGCCTCCGGCGACGCCGCCCAGACCGGCTGGCACCACACCGTCGAGGACGTCTCCATCGCCGTCGGCCGCGCCCTCCACGAAGCCCTCGGCGACGGCCGCGGCATCATGCGCATGGGCCACTCCATGGTCCCCTTCGACGAGACCCTCGTGCAGGTAGCCATCGACCTCAGCGGCCGAAGCTACGCCATCGTAGACACCGCCATCGACGCCGAGATGGTCGAATCACTCCCCGCGGACCTCGTCCGCCACTCCCTCGAGTCCATCGCCATGGAGGGCCGCTTCAACCTCCACGCCACAGTCCTCGCCGGCCAGAACCCCCACCACAAAGCGGAAGCCCTCTTCAAAGCCCTCGCCCGCGCCCTCCGCCAGGCCATCGCCATAGACCCGCGCCAATCAGACCAGGTCCCCAGCACCAAGGGCACCATCAGCGGGTAG
- the ispH gene encoding 4-hydroxy-3-methylbut-2-enyl diphosphate reductase yields MEVILGSPRGFCAGVVRAIDIVELALQRYGSPVYVRHEIVHNPFVVEELRGKGAIFVEELDEVPDGQMVIFSAHGVSPEVRHEADRRSLRVLDATCPLVTKVHLEAIKYGGQEYTILLVGHREHPETIGTSGEAPDQTIIVETVEDAQSVQVPDPERVAALTQTTLSVDDTKEIVDALRERFPNLLIRNDICYATTNRQMAAKSLAGDTDVVLVIGASNSSNCNRLREVVEAMGIPAHLVNGPDDLPEDAVTGAKRVGIVSGASTPESLVEAVVAKLEPSSIVARDVIDEDVTFVLPRELRD; encoded by the coding sequence ATGGAGGTCATTCTGGGGTCACCGCGTGGGTTTTGCGCGGGCGTGGTGCGGGCCATCGACATTGTGGAGCTGGCGCTGCAACGGTACGGGAGCCCTGTGTACGTGCGGCATGAGATTGTGCACAACCCCTTTGTCGTGGAGGAGCTGCGGGGGAAGGGCGCGATCTTCGTGGAGGAGCTGGACGAAGTGCCGGACGGGCAGATGGTGATCTTCAGCGCGCACGGGGTATCGCCCGAGGTGCGCCACGAGGCGGACCGGCGCAGCCTGCGGGTCCTGGACGCCACATGCCCGCTCGTGACCAAGGTACACCTGGAGGCCATCAAGTACGGCGGGCAGGAGTACACGATCCTGCTCGTGGGGCACCGCGAACACCCGGAGACGATCGGCACGTCCGGCGAGGCGCCCGACCAGACGATCATCGTGGAGACCGTCGAGGACGCGCAGAGCGTGCAGGTGCCGGACCCGGAGCGGGTCGCGGCGCTGACGCAGACAACGCTGAGCGTCGACGACACGAAGGAGATCGTGGACGCGCTGCGAGAGCGCTTCCCGAACCTGCTCATCCGCAACGACATCTGCTACGCGACCACCAACCGGCAGATGGCGGCAAAGTCGCTGGCGGGGGACACGGACGTGGTGCTGGTCATAGGCGCGAGCAACAGCTCGAACTGCAACCGGCTGCGCGAGGTGGTGGAGGCGATGGGCATTCCGGCGCACCTGGTTAACGGGCCGGACGATCTCCCAGAGGACGCCGTCACGGGGGCCAAGCGCGTAGGCATCGTCTCAGGGGCGTCGACGCCGGAGAGCCTGGTGGAAGCCGTGGTGGCGAAGCTGGAGCCGTCGAGCATCGTCGCGCGGGACGTCATCGACGAGGACGTCACCTTCGTGCTGCCGCGCGAACTGCGCGACTAG
- a CDS encoding DUF3800 domain-containing protein codes for MSFRIYIDESGDHVFHDSPNPAPRYLGLTAVVFRKTEYDPSVPQELETLKREHFTYDVDDPPVLIRKQIMDRKSHFGVLRETRLNAGWEAALLKFLAFVPMYVATVVFDKKDEGDAIRKGNVEPYHRCMEELLSVVGHWLSEQRDGIADVMVEGRGKKENHELQEFYSRLRETWATELKADAFKTLFPNGSLLFGKKQNNIAGLQVADIVAAEQKILAVREAQGPGAYPIGVYGQRINEAISEKLVPDGRKLLLK; via the coding sequence ATGTCCTTTCGCATCTACATTGATGAGTCCGGCGACCATGTATTTCACGACTCACCCAATCCCGCACCGCGATATTTGGGATTGACCGCCGTCGTATTTCGGAAGACTGAGTATGACCCTTCAGTGCCACAAGAGCTGGAGACTCTCAAGCGGGAACACTTTACATACGATGTTGATGATCCTCCGGTGCTCATCAGGAAGCAGATAATGGACAGAAAGTCCCACTTTGGCGTCTTGAGGGAAACGCGCCTGAATGCCGGGTGGGAAGCCGCGCTTCTGAAATTTCTCGCCTTTGTCCCCATGTACGTAGCTACAGTCGTCTTTGACAAGAAGGATGAAGGAGACGCCATAAGGAAGGGAAATGTGGAGCCGTATCATCGCTGTATGGAGGAACTGCTTAGCGTCGTCGGCCACTGGCTCTCCGAGCAAAGGGACGGCATAGCCGACGTCATGGTGGAAGGGCGCGGGAAGAAGGAAAACCATGAATTGCAGGAGTTCTATTCGAGGCTCAGAGAAACCTGGGCAACCGAGTTGAAGGCAGACGCATTCAAAACGTTATTTCCAAACGGATCGCTCTTGTTTGGCAAGAAGCAGAACAATATAGCGGGTCTGCAGGTGGCCGACATCGTAGCTGCCGAGCAGAAAATCCTCGCAGTCCGGGAAGCGCAAGGACCAGGGGCATACCCCATCGGCGTATACGGGCAGAGAATAAATGAAGCCATAAGTGAGAAGCTTGTGCCGGATGGAAGAAAACTGCTGTTGAAATGA
- a CDS encoding toxin, giving the protein MPTEFEWSEEKDRQLIEQRGISFGRVVSAIGEGYLVDVFVHPNLERYPGQQVFVVEIDDYYYLVPFVTQPDGKGFLKTIIPSRKATRGYRGRRPQ; this is encoded by the coding sequence ATGCCCACTGAGTTTGAGTGGAGCGAGGAAAAGGATAGACAGCTCATTGAACAGCGGGGAATCTCTTTCGGCAGGGTGGTTTCCGCAATTGGAGAAGGCTACTTGGTGGACGTGTTCGTTCACCCAAATTTGGAGCGCTATCCGGGTCAGCAAGTTTTCGTTGTGGAGATAGACGACTACTATTACTTGGTACCCTTTGTGACACAGCCTGACGGCAAAGGCTTTCTCAAGACGATTATCCCAAGTCGCAAGGCGACCAGAGGTTATCGAGGGAGGCGGCCTCAATGA
- the hisC gene encoding histidinol-phosphate transaminase: protein MNDSVDRLVRPLVRALDPYKAVEPPEELAKREGIDPAGIVKMDASENPYGPSPRVAEALGAFSGYNIYPDPFQREVRAALAAYAGVEPESVVAGAGCDELIDLVVRLTMDPGDTAINLTPTFGMYSVTLKLAGVEVVDAPRDASFAVDMDAVRAAAADGRAKLVFLCNPNNPTGTLSPETDILALLDLGLMVVVDETYHEFCGFTSAHLVDEYPNLVVLRSMSKWAGLAGVRLGYGIMHPRLVEHIMGIKQPYNVSVAAQVALGASLQDTDVLLQRVRMLVEERERMRGLLEDSLGLHCYPSKANFLLCEVPDGRAPELQAKLAKRGVFVRRFNEDRLTECLRISAGKPEETDALINALTELMK, encoded by the coding sequence ATGAACGACAGCGTTGACCGTCTCGTGCGGCCCCTCGTCCGCGCGCTCGACCCGTACAAGGCCGTCGAGCCGCCGGAGGAGCTCGCCAAGCGCGAGGGCATCGACCCCGCCGGCATCGTCAAGATGGACGCCAGCGAGAACCCTTACGGCCCGTCGCCGCGCGTGGCGGAGGCCCTGGGCGCGTTCTCCGGCTACAACATCTACCCCGACCCGTTCCAGCGCGAGGTCCGCGCCGCCCTCGCCGCCTACGCGGGCGTGGAGCCCGAGTCCGTCGTCGCCGGTGCCGGCTGCGACGAGCTCATCGACCTCGTCGTCCGCCTGACCATGGACCCCGGCGACACGGCTATCAACCTGACGCCGACGTTCGGCATGTACTCCGTCACGCTCAAGCTCGCGGGCGTCGAGGTGGTGGACGCTCCGCGCGATGCGTCATTCGCCGTCGACATGGACGCCGTCCGCGCCGCCGCTGCCGACGGCCGCGCCAAGCTCGTCTTCCTCTGCAACCCCAACAACCCGACGGGCACCCTGTCGCCCGAGACGGACATCCTCGCGCTCCTTGACCTCGGCCTGATGGTCGTCGTCGACGAGACCTACCACGAGTTCTGCGGCTTCACGTCGGCCCACCTCGTTGACGAATACCCGAACCTCGTCGTCCTGCGCAGCATGAGCAAGTGGGCCGGCCTCGCTGGTGTGCGCCTCGGCTACGGCATCATGCACCCACGGCTGGTCGAGCACATCATGGGCATCAAGCAGCCGTACAACGTCAGCGTGGCGGCGCAGGTGGCCCTCGGCGCCTCCCTGCAGGACACCGACGTGCTCCTGCAGCGCGTCCGCATGCTGGTCGAGGAGCGGGAACGCATGCGCGGGCTGCTCGAGGACTCCCTCGGCCTCCACTGCTACCCGTCGAAGGCCAACTTCCTGCTCTGCGAGGTCCCCGACGGCCGCGCCCCCGAGCTCCAGGCGAAGCTCGCCAAGCGCGGCGTCTTCGTCCGGCGCTTCAACGAGGACCGGCTGACGGAGTGCCTGCGCATCTCCGCCGGCAAGCCCGAGGAAACGGACGCCCTCATCAACGCCCTGACAGAACTCATGAAGTAG